In a genomic window of Pseudoglutamicibacter albus:
- a CDS encoding stealth conserved region 3 domain-containing protein produces MSRLPVKDAFFSIRFAYALRRLQQCHASMGLTPGRVWASYAGGISDEVATRLPVTERSTFRGRAVLWIEEPDVGGNELSVANPPAGLKLLRAPRRFVPPEAQAAWRVIASNGRAIHPAAQPLICAGEPGQGVTGTMFFNEPVDAVITWVDGSDPEWVQRKSAFQPGQSARESSNVEARFSDNNELRACLRGIAAYAPWIRHIFIVTDQQVPAWLDQSAGQAGGTGVSIVDHREILPHNVLPTFNSHVIESALHRIPGLSEHYLYFNDDVILGAPSTPEDFFTPAGQMRVSLSGQGIHGDLPVMDSARKNRELLMQLTGTIMDRRYKHVPHAQLRSVAYELEEAIEEHISQTRSHRFRNPADVSFASSLLLSYAVATGRAVPSALSYSYIDVGQNDAVRRLGGLLRERTAAQNGSAEQGYGRLVNCFNQVKTMSAGNSKALRKTLEAMWPWACPWETT; encoded by the coding sequence GTGAGTAGGTTGCCGGTCAAAGACGCCTTTTTCTCCATCCGTTTCGCCTATGCGTTGCGTCGGTTGCAGCAGTGCCACGCATCGATGGGCCTCACGCCCGGTAGGGTGTGGGCCTCCTATGCCGGGGGTATCTCCGATGAGGTAGCTACCCGTTTACCGGTTACTGAGCGCTCCACTTTCCGAGGCAGGGCGGTTCTGTGGATAGAGGAGCCAGACGTTGGCGGCAACGAACTCTCAGTTGCGAATCCGCCGGCAGGGCTCAAGCTTCTCCGGGCTCCGCGCCGGTTTGTCCCGCCGGAAGCTCAAGCCGCTTGGCGGGTGATCGCCAGCAACGGGCGCGCGATTCATCCGGCGGCGCAACCGTTGATATGCGCGGGCGAGCCTGGTCAGGGCGTCACAGGCACGATGTTCTTCAACGAGCCTGTGGATGCGGTCATCACGTGGGTCGATGGTTCTGATCCTGAATGGGTGCAACGTAAGAGCGCATTTCAGCCGGGGCAATCGGCACGTGAAAGTTCGAACGTCGAGGCCCGCTTCAGTGATAACAACGAGCTGCGGGCATGCCTGCGTGGCATCGCGGCGTATGCGCCGTGGATCAGGCACATCTTTATTGTGACCGATCAACAGGTCCCGGCCTGGCTCGATCAGTCTGCCGGACAAGCGGGCGGAACCGGCGTCAGCATCGTAGACCACCGTGAGATTCTGCCCCACAACGTGCTACCGACGTTCAACTCGCACGTCATCGAGTCAGCCCTGCACCGCATCCCAGGACTATCGGAGCATTACTTGTACTTCAACGACGATGTGATCTTGGGTGCGCCGAGCACCCCGGAGGACTTCTTCACCCCTGCTGGCCAGATGCGTGTTTCACTGAGCGGACAGGGCATTCACGGTGACCTACCGGTCATGGATTCAGCACGTAAGAACCGCGAATTGTTGATGCAACTGACAGGTACGATCATGGATCGCCGCTATAAACACGTACCCCACGCTCAGCTCAGAAGCGTTGCCTATGAGCTAGAAGAGGCCATCGAGGAACATATTTCACAAACGCGTTCGCATCGGTTTAGAAACCCTGCGGATGTCTCTTTCGCTTCCTCGCTGTTGCTCAGCTATGCGGTCGCTACGGGGCGCGCGGTTCCATCAGCGTTGTCGTATTCCTACATCGATGTGGGGCAGAACGATGCGGTGCGCCGCTTAGGCGGGCTACTGCGAGAAAGAACTGCTGCACAGAATGGTTCGGCGGAGCAGGGCTACGGACGTTTGGTCAACTGCTTCAACCAGGTTAAAACCATGAGCGCTGGCAACAGCAAGGCGTTACGGAAAACGCTTGAGGCCATGTGGCCGTGGGCCTGCCCGTGGGAAACCACCTGA
- a CDS encoding CDP-glycerol glycerophosphotransferase family protein, translating to MDPKGILNKAKSNVVRSAMRSVNLTRGALRRRRAVKPRAGSEYLAVSPDAHGLILTAYGFKHKPVALVAVAAEHVVARFDVEQATVESRTDAYTATADYRVITNALANLTIATEDIDGDESTPEDGEDEGWKLQLGWLLEPSEERPVGASSSVVLGEHVVHETELEYTAGMQWIQWAGRASKTEASAFPRRHVNGHTVTPLITTRGNVRIDVNTPPALHALIYADDVCVQSNGIHVKGRVASAQGNVTQPRFVVVGRETGTRFESRMRLELDRGWTQTDFGRRRYRYDVRVPINPLMWDSFSNSEPFDAVIEFYDTEGVVHTRRVSRVPIESRVAARGGILESRGRIACVSPYFTFKAKALSFHIECFELSVKPLLTGTRKVDPQADVWLIGEQPWRAGDNGYRFFTWLRRKHPQINAYYVIDKDSPDIEKFAGEPNVVLSGTYSHFEKALQASKFIGTHHPDFLMPTYAPSFKARLRGTRVFLQHGVLGVKRMTSTYGKNAPQFNVDQFFVSSEKEREIVMNDLGYKADQVVVTGLPRFDSLLGESVEPRRGQVVVMPTWRDWIRDEEGFLASEYFQQWHQVLSSDGFARVVRENGLDVKLYLHTNMQRFAHHFEDLPVTVIFPGEEDVQRLMQESQLLITDYSSVAFDFSFLGRPVIYFQFDRGRFLGRNGSHLDLDAELPGYIEFTANDAVERLRSCAASGFEQTEELRARSRSFMTHRDTRNCERVFQAVITGPEHTIVGSGSPWIDAMPLVVRRFRRSRWYWKSMRAFYKAASVMPGKRETLVFESGLGKQYADSPRYIYEELLRRGDTRPKVWIYSGPHVFTDPNTEVVQRLSPEYYAALARAQIWTMNQSAPSYLKRPAKVRFVQTWHGTPLKHMQLDAAGKQEQSEGYLERAQAGVRQWTHLLSPSPYASSAFRSAFGFNGPIVELGYPRNDILVSDEAPAIREHTRAQLGLGEQRAILYAPTFRDNQKNARGKLAFQLPFDLETFAQQMPDDTVLLLRMHSLIASRIQIPEHLRDRVKDVSSYSDIQELFLASDALITDYSSVFFDAAVLRYPIVFFAYDLEDYQQNLRGFYLDYMKDLPGPIVQDEAELWATVNEHLEKGIDQEQRSRFIERFAPQDDGHAAERVVDELY from the coding sequence GTGGACCCCAAGGGCATTCTGAATAAAGCTAAAAGCAACGTGGTTCGCTCCGCGATGCGCTCAGTGAACCTCACCCGCGGTGCTCTGCGGCGCCGTCGTGCCGTCAAACCGCGTGCAGGTAGTGAATACCTAGCTGTGAGTCCGGATGCCCACGGCTTGATTCTGACCGCTTATGGGTTCAAGCACAAGCCGGTTGCCCTGGTTGCTGTAGCAGCGGAGCACGTCGTGGCGCGATTCGACGTTGAGCAGGCAACGGTTGAGTCTCGGACTGATGCCTATACAGCTACGGCAGACTACCGCGTGATCACCAACGCTCTAGCCAACCTCACGATCGCGACTGAGGACATCGACGGTGATGAGAGCACACCTGAGGATGGCGAGGACGAGGGATGGAAGCTGCAGCTTGGCTGGTTGCTGGAGCCCAGCGAAGAACGCCCGGTCGGCGCCAGCAGCAGCGTTGTCTTAGGGGAGCACGTAGTTCACGAGACTGAACTAGAGTACACCGCCGGTATGCAGTGGATTCAATGGGCTGGCCGCGCGAGCAAAACGGAGGCTTCAGCGTTTCCGCGCCGCCACGTCAACGGTCACACCGTGACGCCGCTGATCACAACGCGTGGCAACGTGCGCATCGACGTCAACACGCCACCGGCTCTGCACGCATTGATCTACGCTGACGATGTTTGCGTCCAAAGCAACGGCATTCATGTCAAAGGCCGTGTTGCTTCAGCACAAGGCAACGTGACGCAGCCGCGATTCGTTGTGGTGGGACGTGAGACTGGTACGCGTTTTGAATCCCGTATGCGCTTGGAACTTGACCGTGGCTGGACTCAAACCGATTTCGGACGTCGACGCTACCGGTATGACGTGCGTGTTCCGATCAACCCCCTCATGTGGGACAGCTTCAGCAACTCGGAACCGTTCGATGCGGTAATCGAGTTCTATGACACCGAAGGCGTTGTGCATACTCGCCGTGTCTCGCGTGTGCCGATCGAGTCTCGCGTGGCAGCACGCGGCGGAATCCTAGAAAGTAGGGGTCGCATCGCTTGCGTGAGCCCATACTTCACGTTCAAAGCTAAGGCTTTGTCTTTCCATATCGAATGCTTCGAGCTATCAGTCAAACCGTTGCTGACAGGCACCCGGAAGGTCGATCCGCAAGCCGATGTGTGGCTCATCGGTGAACAGCCGTGGCGAGCAGGAGACAACGGCTACCGTTTCTTCACGTGGCTCAGGCGCAAGCATCCGCAGATCAACGCGTACTACGTGATCGACAAGGATTCGCCGGATATCGAGAAATTCGCCGGCGAGCCCAACGTGGTGTTGAGCGGGACCTATTCCCACTTTGAGAAAGCGCTCCAAGCGAGCAAATTCATTGGAACGCACCACCCCGATTTCCTGATGCCAACCTACGCGCCTTCGTTCAAAGCGCGGCTGCGTGGAACCCGGGTATTCCTGCAGCACGGCGTGCTCGGAGTGAAGCGCATGACTTCCACGTACGGCAAGAACGCCCCCCAGTTCAACGTGGACCAGTTCTTTGTCTCCTCAGAGAAAGAACGCGAGATCGTGATGAATGACCTGGGATACAAGGCCGACCAGGTTGTTGTCACTGGCCTTCCACGTTTCGATTCCCTGTTAGGGGAGAGCGTTGAGCCGCGGCGCGGCCAGGTTGTGGTGATGCCGACGTGGCGGGACTGGATCCGTGACGAGGAAGGCTTCCTCGCCTCCGAATATTTCCAACAGTGGCACCAGGTGCTCTCCAGCGATGGCTTCGCCCGCGTCGTTCGTGAAAACGGGCTCGACGTCAAGCTATATCTGCACACGAATATGCAGCGTTTCGCCCACCACTTCGAAGACCTGCCTGTCACGGTGATCTTCCCCGGTGAAGAAGACGTTCAGCGCCTCATGCAAGAATCTCAGCTCTTGATCACCGACTATTCCTCGGTTGCATTCGACTTCAGCTTCCTTGGCAGGCCTGTGATCTATTTCCAATTCGACCGGGGGCGTTTCCTTGGCCGAAACGGCTCCCACCTTGATTTGGACGCGGAACTCCCAGGCTACATCGAGTTCACCGCCAACGATGCTGTAGAGCGGCTTCGTAGCTGTGCTGCGTCCGGGTTCGAACAGACCGAAGAGTTGCGTGCGCGTAGCCGCAGCTTCATGACGCACCGTGATACACGTAACTGTGAACGGGTTTTCCAGGCGGTCATCACCGGGCCGGAGCACACCATCGTAGGCTCAGGCTCGCCATGGATAGACGCGATGCCGTTGGTGGTACGCCGTTTCCGCCGTAGCCGCTGGTACTGGAAATCCATGCGGGCTTTCTATAAAGCGGCCTCCGTTATGCCTGGCAAACGCGAAACCCTCGTCTTCGAATCTGGGCTGGGTAAACAGTATGCGGACTCGCCGCGATACATCTATGAAGAGCTCCTCCGGCGCGGAGACACCCGCCCTAAAGTCTGGATCTATAGCGGCCCGCACGTTTTCACCGACCCGAACACGGAAGTGGTTCAACGGTTGAGCCCTGAATACTACGCCGCCTTGGCCCGTGCCCAGATATGGACCATGAACCAGTCAGCGCCTTCGTATCTGAAGCGTCCGGCGAAGGTGCGTTTCGTACAGACTTGGCACGGGACACCGCTCAAACACATGCAGCTCGATGCCGCTGGAAAGCAGGAGCAGAGCGAGGGATACCTTGAGCGCGCCCAGGCGGGTGTGCGGCAGTGGACTCACTTACTTTCGCCGAGCCCGTATGCGAGTTCCGCGTTCCGGTCCGCGTTTGGTTTCAACGGGCCCATCGTTGAGCTTGGTTATCCCCGTAACGATATCCTCGTCTCAGACGAGGCCCCAGCCATCCGCGAACATACCCGGGCCCAATTGGGGTTGGGGGAGCAACGCGCAATCCTGTATGCGCCGACCTTCCGCGACAACCAGAAGAACGCGCGCGGCAAGCTCGCCTTCCAGCTTCCGTTCGATCTGGAGACCTTCGCGCAGCAGATGCCGGATGACACGGTTCTTCTGCTGCGCATGCACAGCCTCATCGCTAGTCGCATCCAGATCCCTGAGCATTTGCGTGACCGGGTCAAGGACGTTTCCTCATATTCGGATATCCAGGAGCTTTTCCTCGCTTCCGATGCCCTGATTACTGACTATTCTTCAGTGTTCTTCGACGCCGCAGTGTTGCGGTATCCGATCGTGTTCTTCGCTTACGACCTCGAGGACTACCAGCAGAACCTGCGTGGCTTCTACCTCGACTACATGAAAGACCTACCAGGTCCGATTGTCCAGGATGAAGCGGAGCTGTGGGCCACGGTGAATGAGCACCTCGAGAAGGGGATCGACCAAGAGCAACGCAGCCGCTTCATCGAACGCTTCGCACCGCAAGACGACGGGCATGCAGCCGAGCGCGTCGTCGATGAACTCTACTGA
- a CDS encoding ABC transporter ATP-binding protein, whose product MAESPKKEQPKKEQEGVAEPVPPSRDEQLRIDPERQPVVIVDDLHVKYKAFSSGRSAGANSRGGIFKKRMRGVREVHALKGVSFVAYKNESIGIIGSNGSGKSTLLRAITGLTPPAEGATYASSRPNLLGVGAALIPSVSGDENITLGCLALGFSMHEIEELRPKIVEFAGLEDFIDLPMRTYSSGMQARLKFSIAASKFHDILIVDEALSVGDAAFRKRSEKRIREIRDGAGTVFLVSHSMKSIQDTCSRTIWIEKGVLMMDGDTPEVVKAYQRSRG is encoded by the coding sequence ATGGCCGAGTCTCCTAAAAAGGAACAACCTAAGAAAGAGCAAGAAGGCGTGGCCGAGCCCGTTCCGCCGAGCCGTGACGAGCAGCTGCGCATCGACCCTGAACGTCAACCGGTTGTGATCGTGGATGACCTCCACGTGAAATACAAGGCGTTCTCTTCAGGCCGCTCGGCCGGGGCGAACAGTCGCGGAGGCATCTTCAAGAAGCGGATGCGCGGCGTTCGTGAAGTGCACGCGCTCAAAGGTGTCAGTTTCGTTGCGTACAAGAACGAATCCATCGGCATTATCGGTTCGAACGGTTCCGGAAAATCGACGCTACTGAGAGCCATCACGGGCCTCACCCCACCAGCTGAGGGCGCAACCTACGCCTCAAGCCGCCCGAACCTCCTTGGCGTTGGTGCGGCTTTGATCCCGAGCGTCTCAGGCGATGAGAACATCACATTGGGTTGTTTGGCGTTGGGTTTTTCGATGCATGAAATCGAAGAGCTGCGCCCCAAGATTGTTGAATTCGCGGGCCTTGAAGATTTCATCGACCTTCCGATGCGCACGTATTCGTCAGGTATGCAGGCGCGTTTGAAGTTCTCGATCGCGGCTTCGAAGTTCCACGACATCCTGATTGTCGATGAAGCCTTGTCCGTGGGAGACGCGGCTTTCCGTAAGCGTTCGGAGAAGCGGATCCGTGAGATCCGTGACGGCGCCGGCACCGTCTTCTTGGTGTCCCACTCGATGAAATCGATTCAGGATACCTGTAGCCGAACTATTTGGATTGAAAAGGGTGTCTTGATGATGGACGGGGACACCCCAGAGGTCGTCAAGGCGTATCAGAGGTCACGAGGCTAA
- a CDS encoding CDP-alcohol phosphatidyltransferase family protein: MTHNFPSNLQVSADGTVPVGPDGLIRPANPTLAQLRAVCQPPHVRARKNAEHWTAELYLRHISIYFTRVLVKTRITANQVTTLMMITGWFMGAAMLIPGIWGPLIAVVLSQVQLYLDCCDGEVARWRGVRGPKGIFIDMVAHHSTEAAVAVGVGVRVAMGVSPGAFTADGWAAAWAGATLGVLLLMNRSQSIMMHASRAFAGVEKLPDTSEARAMPPASLIGRLRSMARFVPFHRMLHAVELSLIFFAASIVSAVIGQPVVAESWVIWVLLVATVGVNVGHFCAQVFSARLAPLSTGWEYKRPEDVQAQPVELTGATDASVRTSGEN, encoded by the coding sequence ATGACCCACAATTTTCCATCGAATCTGCAGGTTTCTGCTGACGGCACCGTCCCGGTTGGTCCGGACGGGTTGATCCGGCCGGCGAACCCCACGCTCGCCCAACTGCGTGCCGTGTGCCAGCCTCCGCATGTGCGGGCGCGCAAGAACGCAGAACACTGGACCGCTGAGCTGTATCTCCGCCACATCTCGATCTATTTCACGCGTGTGCTCGTCAAGACCAGGATCACCGCGAACCAGGTCACCACGCTCATGATGATCACGGGCTGGTTCATGGGGGCGGCAATGCTGATCCCGGGTATCTGGGGCCCGTTGATCGCAGTGGTGCTCTCGCAGGTTCAGCTCTACCTCGACTGCTGTGACGGGGAAGTGGCGCGCTGGCGCGGCGTCCGTGGACCTAAAGGCATCTTCATCGATATGGTCGCGCACCACTCAACTGAAGCGGCCGTTGCTGTGGGTGTGGGCGTGCGGGTTGCGATGGGGGTCTCCCCGGGTGCGTTCACCGCGGACGGATGGGCTGCGGCCTGGGCCGGGGCAACGTTGGGTGTCTTGCTGTTGATGAATCGCTCGCAATCGATCATGATGCATGCCTCGCGCGCTTTCGCCGGTGTTGAGAAGCTCCCGGACACCTCAGAGGCCCGAGCGATGCCGCCAGCTTCGCTGATTGGACGCTTGCGCAGCATGGCGCGGTTTGTTCCGTTTCACCGCATGCTTCACGCGGTTGAGTTGAGCCTCATCTTCTTTGCGGCCTCGATTGTCTCTGCGGTGATTGGCCAGCCGGTTGTTGCCGAATCGTGGGTCATATGGGTCTTGCTCGTTGCCACAGTGGGTGTGAATGTGGGACATTTCTGTGCCCAGGTGTTCTCTGCGCGCCTAGCGCCGCTATCGACCGGCTGGGAGTATAAGCGCCCCGAGGACGTTCAAGCGCAACCTGTAGAACTCACGGGTGCTACGGACGCGTCTGTGCGTACAAGCGGTGAGAACTGA
- a CDS encoding glycosyltransferase family 2 protein — MFSSFKRRIGKLRSAGRRQPHLMVEGTPTVGVVVLTMGQRPAELARALRSLRRQKDVNVNIAVVGNGWQPVGLPDGVKGVKLEENLGIPAGRNAGVEYVHGEYLMFLDDDSWLLDNDFIAEAVERFRQHPSMGLLQPQIVDPAKPGESPRRWTPRIWKRTPDVSSNVFHVGETCLVMPRHLFDETGGWAGGFWYAHEGIELAWRIWDTGHRVWYAGDMRVGHPVVDARRHKEFYRLNARNRVWLARRNLRPPFKWIYPMVWALGQTVRMRKDPRGLRQYWEGFQSGWEGSPWYHHPRPPLKWSTHLRMARYGRPPLI; from the coding sequence ATGTTCTCATCCTTCAAGCGTCGGATCGGGAAGCTACGCTCAGCTGGCCGCCGTCAACCGCACCTCATGGTTGAAGGCACACCCACAGTCGGTGTTGTAGTGCTCACGATGGGGCAGCGGCCTGCCGAGCTGGCTCGTGCGTTGCGTTCGTTGCGGCGTCAGAAGGACGTCAACGTCAACATCGCGGTGGTCGGCAACGGCTGGCAGCCAGTGGGGCTGCCTGATGGGGTCAAGGGCGTCAAGCTCGAAGAGAACCTTGGTATCCCGGCTGGCCGGAATGCTGGGGTTGAGTACGTGCATGGGGAGTACCTCATGTTCTTGGATGATGACTCCTGGCTTTTGGATAACGACTTCATAGCGGAGGCGGTTGAGCGTTTCCGCCAACACCCGTCCATGGGCCTGCTACAACCGCAGATCGTGGACCCTGCTAAACCAGGTGAGTCGCCCCGCCGCTGGACGCCGCGTATCTGGAAACGCACTCCAGATGTTTCCAGCAACGTGTTCCACGTAGGGGAGACCTGCTTGGTGATGCCTCGGCACCTCTTCGACGAAACCGGCGGGTGGGCTGGTGGTTTCTGGTACGCGCACGAAGGCATCGAACTTGCGTGGCGTATATGGGACACAGGCCACCGAGTCTGGTATGCAGGTGACATGCGTGTCGGCCACCCCGTGGTTGATGCCCGCCGGCATAAAGAGTTCTATCGCCTGAATGCACGTAACCGTGTGTGGCTGGCCCGCAGAAACTTGCGTCCGCCGTTCAAGTGGATCTACCCGATGGTGTGGGCGTTGGGGCAAACCGTGAGAATGCGGAAGGACCCTCGAGGTTTACGGCAATACTGGGAAGGTTTCCAGTCCGGTTGGGAAGGCTCGCCGTGGTATCACCATCCGCGGCCTCCTTTGAAGTGGTCAACGCATCTGCGGATGGCTCGCTACGGGCGCCCGCCGCTGATATGA
- a CDS encoding glycosyltransferase family 2 protein: MTKNALPQLKANPTVAYVIPVLNGAAYIAEAIASVLDQEYEGSQKVAVAVGPSNDGTERIVQRIAAEDSRVLFVENPAGNTPSGLNRAIEAVDADVIIRVDGHSVLSPGYTRIAVEALRETGAADVGGIMDAQGTNPIQRAVAAAYRSPFGLGNAPYHTGAQAGPADSAYLGVFRREIFEIVGLYDETMIRAQDWELCKRIREAGHTVWFDPRLRVRYYPRDNFGALARQTFASGVWRGELGRRGPGGARLKHYAPPAALIGFGAGIIGLMIRPFTSKGSALRKASTAAAIAPIGYGLGILGAAWHAGRELPLKEKRLLARVLPTMHGTWAAGFIRGRIMGAGDVKDTSRVK; encoded by the coding sequence ATGACGAAGAATGCGTTGCCGCAGCTGAAGGCGAATCCAACGGTTGCGTATGTGATCCCTGTGCTGAACGGGGCCGCCTATATTGCGGAGGCTATCGCCTCAGTTTTGGATCAGGAATATGAAGGATCCCAGAAGGTCGCTGTAGCGGTGGGCCCCAGCAATGACGGTACTGAACGGATCGTGCAGCGGATCGCGGCAGAAGATTCGCGTGTGCTGTTTGTGGAGAATCCGGCCGGTAACACGCCGTCAGGTTTGAACCGGGCGATTGAAGCGGTCGACGCGGATGTCATCATCCGCGTGGATGGCCATTCTGTTTTGAGCCCGGGCTATACGCGGATCGCGGTTGAGGCGTTGAGAGAGACCGGGGCCGCCGATGTTGGCGGGATCATGGACGCCCAAGGCACCAACCCGATCCAGCGTGCAGTCGCTGCGGCCTATAGGTCGCCGTTCGGTTTGGGGAACGCCCCGTACCACACCGGCGCGCAGGCCGGCCCCGCTGATTCCGCTTATCTTGGTGTTTTCCGCCGCGAGATCTTCGAGATCGTGGGCCTCTATGACGAGACCATGATCCGCGCCCAGGACTGGGAGCTGTGCAAACGCATCCGCGAGGCCGGCCATACGGTGTGGTTCGACCCTCGGCTGCGAGTCCGCTATTACCCCCGCGATAACTTCGGGGCTCTTGCCCGCCAGACCTTCGCATCAGGCGTGTGGCGTGGGGAACTAGGGCGACGAGGCCCAGGAGGCGCGCGCCTGAAACACTATGCGCCTCCCGCTGCACTGATCGGCTTCGGCGCGGGCATCATCGGACTTATGATCCGTCCATTCACCTCGAAGGGCTCGGCCCTGCGCAAAGCGAGTACCGCGGCCGCGATAGCCCCGATCGGCTACGGCCTCGGCATCCTAGGGGCCGCTTGGCATGCCGGCCGTGAGCTGCCGTTGAAGGAGAAAAGATTGCTCGCGCGGGTATTGCCGACAATGCACGGAACCTGGGCGGCCGGCTTCATCCGTGGCCGCATCATGGGCGCCGGCGACGTCAAGGACACTTCGAGAGTCAAATGA
- a CDS encoding CDP-glycerol glycerophosphotransferase family protein codes for MPRGVSPLDAVLKVRRIAGRSFSLGSAGLKALNDQLAKRAAARRFASSTDAEYSVALVHAGGPLTTYQMRQWVRPLNALDEHLREQGVPGAAIIVRDPRVMQQCADIAKVPVVLAWGMAEVIEALNKPSVRVALYANNNTLNFQAMAAQIPAHVHVGHGESDKASMVSNQLRAYDAALIAGQGARDRLAARLVGLDRVALYEVGRPQMDFPDPPPASVPETAKKTVFYAPTWEGDRAEMSYSSLVSCGSAVVEDLVDAGYRLIYRPHPQTGKNSSLHAAADRAIRQTLHRAGAEHVVDDQPGLGWQWDVADYAVLDVSAMAFDALAADKPTVVIAPEHEQAERVSGGILESLVVLDPRQAKASGQAGARDGGICELLKVAEREESVAQRRRCAAYYFGDVTPGAQRRRFVDACWDILITRDRALVDTLGLASVLST; via the coding sequence ATGCCACGAGGCGTTTCGCCGCTCGATGCGGTGCTGAAAGTGCGGCGTATTGCAGGTAGGAGCTTTTCGCTGGGCAGTGCTGGGCTGAAAGCCCTCAACGACCAGCTTGCTAAGCGGGCAGCGGCGCGGCGATTCGCTTCCTCAACTGACGCCGAATATTCAGTGGCGTTGGTTCATGCGGGTGGCCCGCTCACTACGTATCAGATGCGGCAGTGGGTGCGGCCCCTCAATGCTCTTGATGAGCATCTGCGTGAGCAGGGCGTGCCTGGTGCTGCGATCATCGTTCGTGATCCACGCGTGATGCAACAGTGCGCCGATATCGCGAAAGTGCCCGTTGTTTTGGCGTGGGGGATGGCCGAGGTCATCGAGGCCCTCAACAAGCCGAGTGTGCGTGTTGCGCTGTATGCCAACAACAACACGTTGAATTTTCAGGCGATGGCCGCTCAAATCCCCGCGCACGTGCATGTAGGGCATGGCGAATCAGATAAAGCGTCGATGGTCTCGAACCAGTTGAGGGCCTACGATGCTGCCCTCATCGCGGGTCAAGGAGCACGTGACCGCCTTGCCGCCCGGCTTGTGGGGCTGGATCGCGTTGCCCTATATGAGGTGGGGCGTCCGCAGATGGACTTCCCGGACCCGCCTCCAGCGAGTGTGCCGGAAACTGCGAAGAAGACGGTTTTCTATGCCCCCACATGGGAGGGCGACCGGGCTGAGATGTCGTATTCCTCCCTGGTTTCATGCGGTTCCGCCGTGGTCGAGGATCTTGTGGATGCCGGGTATCGACTCATTTACCGGCCGCACCCGCAGACGGGGAAGAACTCATCGCTGCATGCTGCGGCGGATCGCGCGATCCGGCAGACCTTGCATCGGGCTGGTGCTGAGCATGTGGTCGATGACCAGCCGGGCCTTGGCTGGCAATGGGATGTAGCTGACTATGCGGTGCTCGATGTTTCCGCGATGGCCTTTGATGCGCTGGCGGCTGACAAGCCGACCGTGGTGATCGCGCCTGAACACGAGCAGGCTGAACGAGTCAGCGGCGGCATCCTGGAGTCGTTAGTTGTCTTGGATCCGCGTCAAGCCAAAGCTTCTGGGCAAGCGGGTGCGCGCGATGGCGGGATCTGTGAGCTTCTGAAAGTTGCCGAGCGCGAGGAGTCTGTCGCTCAACGGCGCCGATGCGCGGCCTATTATTTTGGTGATGTCACTCCCGGGGCTCAGCGGAGGCGTTTCGTTGATGCTTGCTGGGATATCCTCATCACTCGGGACCGAGCGCTCGTGGATACGCTCGGGCTCGCTTCAGTACTCTCCACTTAA
- a CDS encoding adenylyltransferase/cytidyltransferase family protein, whose amino-acid sequence MARTIITYGTFDLFHIGHLNILRRLKEQCDRLIVGVSTDEFNQIKGKKPIVPFEQRIEIVRSIRYVDEAIPEENWDQKRSDIEKHNVDAFAIGEDWKGKFDDLEDIVEVIYLPRTDGISTTELKRILSSFDARKVNELKESLDTLSRIVEELG is encoded by the coding sequence GTGGCACGCACCATCATCACGTATGGGACGTTTGATCTTTTCCACATCGGGCATCTGAACATTCTGCGCCGCCTGAAAGAGCAGTGCGACCGCCTCATCGTGGGTGTTTCAACGGATGAGTTCAATCAGATCAAGGGTAAGAAGCCGATTGTTCCTTTCGAACAGCGGATCGAGATCGTCCGTTCGATCCGTTACGTGGATGAAGCGATCCCGGAAGAGAACTGGGACCAGAAGCGTAGCGACATCGAGAAGCACAACGTTGACGCGTTCGCGATCGGTGAGGACTGGAAAGGTAAGTTCGATGACCTCGAGGACATCGTTGAGGTGATCTATCTTCCTCGTACGGACGGCATCTCAACGACCGAACTCAAGCGCATCCTTTCGAGTTTCGATGCCCGCAAGGTCAACGAACTCAAGGAATCCCTCGACACGCTCTCGCGCATTGTTGAGGAGCTTGGCTAA